The following proteins are co-located in the Pseudomonas cavernae genome:
- the folE gene encoding GTP cyclohydrolase I FolE, with product MSLEQNYTAILGLVGENASREGLLDTPKRAAKAMQYLCRGYQQTLEEVTNGALFSSDNSEMVLVKHIELYSLCEHHLLPFIGKAHVAYIPNGKVLGLSKVARIVDMYARRLQIQENLSRQIAEAVQQVTGALGVAVVIEAQHMCMMMRGVEKQNSSMVTSVMLGEFRENAATRSEFLSLIR from the coding sequence ATGTCCCTGGAACAGAACTACACCGCGATTCTCGGCCTGGTCGGCGAGAACGCTTCCCGCGAGGGCCTGCTCGACACGCCCAAGCGCGCCGCCAAAGCCATGCAGTACCTCTGCCGCGGCTATCAGCAGACCCTGGAAGAAGTCACCAACGGGGCGCTGTTCAGCTCCGACAACAGCGAAATGGTGCTGGTGAAGCACATCGAGCTGTACTCGCTGTGCGAGCACCATCTGCTGCCGTTCATCGGCAAGGCCCACGTTGCCTACATCCCCAACGGCAAGGTGCTCGGCCTGTCCAAGGTCGCGCGGATCGTCGACATGTACGCGCGTCGCCTGCAGATCCAGGAAAACCTCAGCCGCCAGATCGCCGAGGCCGTACAGCAGGTCACCGGCGCGCTCGGCGTGGCCGTGGTCATCGAAGCCCAGCATATGTGCATGATGATGCGCGGGGTGGAGAAGCAGAACTCATCGATGGTCACCTCGGTGATGCTCGGTGAGTTCCGCGAAAACGCCGCCACCCGCAGCGAATTCCTCAGCCTGATTCGCTAA
- a CDS encoding LysE family translocator: protein MSPELLLAFVLFAFVTSVTPGPNNMMLLASGVNFGVRRSLPHMLGISLGFMVLVIAVGLGLGELFRLYPPLYAALRYIGAAYLLYLAWKISHAGAPQGNDGSNAKPFTLLQAAAFQWVNPKAWIMAIGAITTYTPQENFLVNVVLIAALFALVNCPSVGLWTVAGSFLRRWLDNPRVLRLFNVGMALLLVASLYPILTDFH, encoded by the coding sequence ATGAGCCCCGAACTGCTGCTCGCCTTCGTCCTCTTCGCCTTCGTCACTTCGGTGACGCCGGGGCCCAACAACATGATGCTGCTCGCCTCCGGGGTGAACTTCGGGGTGCGCCGCAGCCTGCCGCACATGCTTGGCATCAGCCTGGGCTTCATGGTGCTGGTCATCGCCGTCGGCCTCGGCCTGGGCGAGCTGTTCCGCCTCTACCCGCCGCTGTATGCCGCATTGCGCTACATAGGCGCGGCTTATCTGCTCTACCTGGCCTGGAAGATTTCCCATGCGGGTGCACCGCAGGGCAACGACGGCAGCAACGCCAAGCCCTTCACCCTCCTGCAGGCCGCCGCCTTCCAGTGGGTCAATCCCAAGGCCTGGATCATGGCCATTGGCGCCATCACCACCTACACCCCGCAGGAAAATTTCCTGGTCAACGTGGTGCTGATCGCCGCCCTGTTCGCCCTGGTCAACTGCCCGAGCGTCGGCCTGTGGACCGTTGCCGGCAGCTTCCTGCGCCGCTGGTTGGACAACCCGCGCGTGCTGCGTCTGTTCAATGTTGGCATGGCCCTGCTGCTGGTGGCCTCGCTCTACCCTATCCTCACCGATTTCCACTGA
- a CDS encoding glutathione S-transferase family protein — MYKVYGDYRSGNCYKVKLMLHLLGKESKWVPVDIQKGETQTAKFLAMNPNGKIPVLQLEDGSCVWESNAILNFLADGSEFLPTEPRLRTQVLQWQFFEQYSHEPYVAVARFIQLYEGLPEARRAEYEVCHARGHKALRVMEQQLKSTPYLVGDSYTIADIALYAYTHVAHEGGFDLGAYPAIQAWLTRVASHPRHVAMLG, encoded by the coding sequence ATGTACAAGGTCTACGGCGATTACCGTTCCGGCAACTGCTACAAGGTCAAGCTGATGCTGCACCTGCTCGGCAAAGAGTCGAAGTGGGTGCCGGTCGATATCCAGAAGGGCGAGACCCAGACCGCGAAATTTCTCGCGATGAACCCCAACGGCAAGATTCCGGTGCTGCAGCTGGAAGACGGCAGTTGCGTGTGGGAATCGAATGCCATCCTCAATTTCCTCGCCGACGGCAGCGAGTTTCTGCCCACCGAGCCACGCCTGCGCACCCAGGTGTTGCAGTGGCAGTTCTTCGAGCAGTACAGCCATGAACCCTATGTCGCGGTGGCGCGCTTCATCCAGCTCTACGAGGGCCTGCCGGAAGCGCGCCGTGCCGAGTACGAGGTCTGCCATGCGCGCGGCCACAAGGCCCTGCGGGTGATGGAGCAGCAGCTCAAGAGCACGCCCTATCTGGTCGGTGACAGCTACACCATCGCCGACATCGCCCTGTACGCCTATACCCACGTGGCGCATGAGGGCGGCTTCGACCTCGGCGCCTATCCGGCTATCCAGGCCTGGCTCACGCGGGTAGCCAGCCATCCGCGGCATGTGGCAATGCTCGGCTGA
- a CDS encoding GFA family protein, whose product MRYQGGCHCGKISFSVTGDIDKLLDCNCSLCSKRGGLLWFVGRDKFELKSPKADELPTYRFNTRKIAHHFCDVCGCSPFSEASAPDGTPMTAINVRCLEGVDLGAYEITRYDGRNH is encoded by the coding sequence ATGCGCTATCAAGGCGGTTGCCACTGCGGCAAGATTTCCTTCAGCGTCACCGGCGACATCGACAAGCTGCTGGACTGCAACTGTTCGCTGTGCAGCAAGCGGGGCGGCCTGCTCTGGTTCGTCGGGCGCGACAAGTTCGAACTGAAGTCGCCAAAGGCTGACGAATTGCCGACCTATCGCTTCAATACCCGCAAGATCGCCCATCATTTCTGCGATGTTTGCGGCTGCTCGCCGTTCAGTGAGGCATCCGCACCGGACGGCACGCCGATGACGGCGATCAACGTGAGGTGCCTGGAGGGCGTCGATCTCGGTGCTTACGAGATAACGCGCTACGACGGGCGCAACCACTGA
- a CDS encoding Smr/MutS family protein yields the protein MQDDDFSLFHAELRGVKPIKHDRADVGKPKADRNRITTLRQAATTRVDAVKVDGLSDQFVIDVGPEDELHWARDGVQEGQMRKLKLGQIGFEGSLDLHGMTVEKARDTLWEFLAEACKLEVRCVRVTHGKAVRKDGKRPMLKSHVNTWLRQHPQVLGFTSCLAKHGGTGSLYVMLKRTMLDGRDE from the coding sequence ATGCAAGACGACGACTTTTCCCTGTTTCATGCCGAACTGCGTGGCGTCAAGCCGATCAAGCACGACCGCGCCGATGTCGGCAAACCCAAGGCCGACCGCAACCGGATCACCACCCTGCGCCAGGCGGCAACTACCCGCGTGGATGCAGTGAAGGTCGACGGCCTGTCCGATCAGTTCGTCATCGACGTCGGCCCCGAGGACGAACTGCACTGGGCCCGCGATGGCGTGCAGGAAGGCCAGATGCGCAAGCTCAAGCTGGGCCAGATCGGCTTCGAGGGCAGCCTCGACCTGCATGGCATGACGGTGGAGAAGGCCCGCGACACCCTCTGGGAGTTCCTCGCCGAGGCCTGCAAGCTGGAGGTGCGCTGCGTGCGGGTCACCCACGGCAAGGCAGTGCGCAAGGACGGCAAGCGGCCAATGCTGAAAAGCCACGTCAACACCTGGCTACGCCAGCACCCCCAGGTGCTCGGCTTCACCTCCTGCCTGGCCAAGCACGGCGGCACCGGCTCGCTCTATGTGATGCTCAAACGCACCATGCTCGACGGCCGTGACGAGTAA
- a CDS encoding benzoate/H(+) symporter BenE family transporter, translating to MTEVTQAPLRPLADTSPSAVVAGFIAMLTGYTSSLVLMFQAGQAAGLSTGQISSWIWALSIGMAICTIGLSLRYRTPVTVAWSTPGAALLITSLGGVSYPEAIGAYITCALLVIVCGLTGSFERLVRRLPASLAAALLAGILFKIGSEIFVAAQHRLGLVLAMLFGYLLFKRSQPRYAVLAALLIGTAVAGAQGLLDFSGFHLQVATPVWTTPSFSLAATISIGIPLFVVAMTSQNMPGIAVLRADGYRVPASPLISVTGIGSLLLAPFGSHGINLAAISAAICTGPHAHEDKSKRYTAALWCGVSYGIAGIFGATLAALFAALPKELVLSIAALALFGSIINGLTNAMSEPKEREAALITFMVTASGLTLFSIGSAFWGIVAGVLTLLILNWRTD from the coding sequence ATGACCGAGGTCACCCAAGCCCCGCTGCGCCCACTTGCCGATACTTCGCCTTCGGCGGTGGTCGCCGGTTTCATCGCCATGCTCACCGGCTACACCAGTTCGCTGGTGCTGATGTTCCAGGCCGGCCAGGCCGCCGGGCTGAGCACTGGGCAGATTTCCTCGTGGATCTGGGCGCTGTCGATCGGCATGGCGATCTGCACCATCGGCCTGTCGCTGCGCTATCGCACCCCGGTCACCGTGGCCTGGTCGACCCCCGGAGCGGCTCTGCTGATCACCAGCCTCGGCGGCGTCAGCTATCCCGAGGCGATCGGCGCCTATATCACTTGCGCGCTGCTGGTCATCGTCTGCGGCCTGACCGGCAGCTTCGAGCGCCTGGTGCGCCGCCTGCCCGCTTCGCTGGCCGCCGCCTTGCTGGCCGGGATCCTGTTCAAGATCGGCAGCGAGATCTTCGTCGCCGCCCAGCATCGCCTCGGCCTGGTGCTGGCCATGCTGTTCGGCTATCTGCTGTTCAAGCGCAGCCAGCCGCGCTACGCGGTGCTCGCCGCCCTGCTGATCGGCACGGCGGTGGCCGGCGCCCAGGGTCTGCTGGACTTCAGCGGCTTCCACCTGCAGGTGGCGACGCCGGTGTGGACCACGCCGAGCTTCTCCCTGGCCGCCACCATCAGCATCGGCATTCCGCTGTTCGTGGTGGCGATGACCTCGCAGAACATGCCCGGCATCGCCGTGCTGCGCGCCGACGGCTATCGGGTGCCGGCCTCGCCGCTGATCAGCGTGACCGGCATCGGTTCGCTGCTGCTGGCGCCGTTCGGCTCCCATGGCATCAACCTGGCGGCGATCAGTGCGGCGATCTGCACCGGCCCGCACGCCCACGAGGACAAGAGCAAGCGCTACACCGCCGCGCTCTGGTGCGGGGTTTCCTACGGCATCGCCGGGATCTTCGGCGCCACCCTGGCGGCGCTGTTCGCCGCCCTGCCCAAGGAGCTGGTGCTGTCGATCGCCGCGCTGGCGCTGTTCGGTTCGATCATCAACGGTCTGACCAACGCCATGAGTGAGCCTAAGGAACGCGAGGCGGCGCTGATCACCTTCATGGTCACCGCCTCGGGGCTGACGCTGTTCTCCATCGGTTCGGCGTTCTGGGGCATAGTCGCCGGCGTGCTGACCCTGCTGATCCTCAACTGGCGGACGGACTGA
- a CDS encoding PLP-dependent aminotransferase family protein, protein MAFSERIARLKSSLIREILAAAQRPEVMSFAGGLPAEPMLPKVEWADMPASMGQYGMSEGEPELREAIAAEARALGIACEASQVLIVSGSQQTLDLASKLFIDPGTEVLLEAPTYLAALQAFQLFGADCITVPQEADGPELAALQQRLENHKPAFAYLIPTFQNPSGVRYSEAKREAVAALLDEFGVTLIEDEPYRELVFDEGRAAPIVSRLQKASWVYTGTVSKTLLPGLRVGFLIATPDLFPHFLRLKQSADLHTNRIGQWQALQWLGSQQYRDHLAELRDFYRLRRDAMQVALEEHFGELADWNIPQGGLFFWLTLKQPLDTRTLLQPALAQNVAFMPGEPFFTHPEQNPGYLRLNFSHVAPERLSEGLQRLASVIRQAQASAAA, encoded by the coding sequence ATGGCCTTCTCTGAACGCATCGCCCGCCTGAAAAGCTCCCTGATCCGTGAAATCCTCGCTGCGGCGCAGCGCCCGGAAGTCATGTCGTTCGCCGGCGGACTGCCGGCCGAGCCGATGCTGCCGAAGGTGGAGTGGGCGGACATGCCGGCCAGCATGGGCCAGTACGGCATGAGCGAGGGAGAACCGGAGTTGCGCGAGGCCATCGCCGCCGAAGCGCGGGCGTTGGGCATTGCCTGCGAGGCCAGCCAGGTGCTGATCGTCAGCGGCTCGCAGCAGACCCTCGACCTGGCCTCCAAGCTGTTCATCGATCCGGGCACCGAGGTGCTGCTGGAAGCGCCGACCTACCTGGCCGCGCTGCAGGCCTTCCAGCTGTTCGGCGCCGACTGCATCACCGTGCCACAGGAGGCCGACGGCCCCGAGCTGGCGGCACTGCAGCAGCGCCTGGAAAACCACAAACCGGCCTTCGCCTACCTGATCCCGACTTTCCAGAACCCGTCCGGCGTGCGCTACAGCGAGGCCAAGCGCGAGGCGGTGGCGGCCTTGCTCGACGAGTTCGGCGTCACCCTGATCGAGGACGAGCCCTATCGCGAGCTGGTGTTCGACGAAGGCCGTGCCGCACCGATCGTCAGCCGCCTGCAGAAGGCCAGCTGGGTCTACACCGGCACGGTCTCCAAGACCCTGCTGCCGGGCCTGCGCGTGGGCTTCCTGATTGCCACGCCGGATCTGTTCCCGCATTTCCTGCGCCTCAAGCAGTCGGCCGACCTGCACACCAACCGCATCGGCCAGTGGCAGGCGTTGCAGTGGCTGGGCAGCCAGCAGTATCGCGACCACCTGGCCGAGCTGCGCGACTTCTACCGCCTGCGCCGCGACGCCATGCAGGTGGCGCTGGAAGAGCATTTCGGCGAGCTGGCGGACTGGAACATCCCGCAGGGCGGGCTGTTCTTCTGGCTGACCCTCAAGCAGCCGCTGGATACCCGTACACTGCTGCAGCCGGCCTTGGCGCAGAATGTCGCGTTCATGCCCGGCGAGCCGTTCTTCACCCATCCGGAGCAGAACCCCGGCTATCTGCGTTTGAACTTCAGTCACGTGGCACCGGAGCGTCTGAGCGAGGGTTTGCAACGCCTGGCCAGCGTGATCCGCCAGGCGCAAGCCAGCGCAGCGGCCTAA
- a CDS encoding MarR family winged helix-turn-helix transcriptional regulator, whose protein sequence is MLDLKNSTTQQLALEAFFFGYQAFTTKPDEMLARRGLSRVHHRILFFIARYPGLNMKQLLAALGVSKQALNTPLRQLMEMHLVESVTAADDKRKRLLGLTAEGAKLETALRHEQAKLLQRVFAETGEAAANGWLAVNQALGKTRLPGSDAED, encoded by the coding sequence ATGCTTGACCTGAAAAACTCGACCACTCAGCAGCTCGCCCTGGAAGCGTTTTTCTTCGGCTACCAGGCGTTTACCACCAAGCCGGACGAGATGCTGGCGCGCCGCGGGCTGAGCCGGGTGCACCATCGCATCCTGTTTTTCATCGCCCGCTATCCGGGCCTGAACATGAAACAGCTACTCGCCGCCCTCGGCGTCAGCAAGCAGGCGCTGAACACGCCGCTGCGCCAGTTGATGGAAATGCATCTGGTCGAGAGCGTGACCGCCGCGGACGACAAGCGCAAACGCCTGCTCGGCCTGACCGCCGAGGGCGCCAAGCTGGAAACCGCGCTGCGCCATGAGCAGGCCAAGTTGCTCCAGCGGGTGTTCGCCGAGACCGGCGAAGCCGCGGCCAACGGCTGGCTGGCGGTCAATCAGGCGCTGGGCAAGACTCGTCTGCCGGGTAGCGACGCGGAAGATTGA